In the genome of Streptomyces racemochromogenes, one region contains:
- a CDS encoding Clp protease N-terminal domain-containing protein translates to MSAFDKYLHAVIVRAMAEAQDDGSATIDAHHLLLSLAADQGSTAQQVLASVGLDRAAVREALDREFEHSLSMVGVSPAAYDLPGPSHASQQPKMGASARLALERSFSSARKKDLGSAHLLLGILQAQIGTVPRALALAGIDQAELADRVRQTLNSQDQ, encoded by the coding sequence ATGAGCGCGTTTGACAAGTACCTGCATGCGGTCATCGTGCGGGCGATGGCCGAAGCTCAGGATGATGGGTCGGCGACGATCGACGCGCACCATCTTCTGTTGTCGCTCGCCGCCGATCAGGGGTCTACTGCTCAGCAGGTCCTGGCCTCGGTCGGGCTCGATCGCGCTGCTGTCCGCGAGGCACTGGATCGAGAGTTCGAGCACAGCCTGAGCATGGTTGGAGTGTCTCCGGCCGCCTATGACCTTCCCGGGCCGAGCCACGCTTCCCAGCAGCCCAAGATGGGTGCGTCCGCCAGACTCGCACTGGAGCGGAGCTTCTCCTCCGCTCGCAAGAAGGACCTGGGGTCAGCGCATCTGCTGCTCGGGATCCTCCAGGCGCAAATCGGCACCGTGCCACGTGCTCTCGCCTTGGCCGGTATCGATCAGGCCGAGCTGGCGGACCGCGTGCGGCAGACGCTCAACAGCCAGGATCAGTGA
- a CDS encoding response regulator transcription factor: protein MPSVLVVEDDPSIRQSLIEVLAEQGYAVRSAADGFGALREVTQAPVDAVVLDLGLPDLDGGDALRMIRGISSVPVLVATARDDESEIISILNAGADDYLVKPFSGGQLLARLAAVLRRTAGTAPAAGGTAGPAPAQTGDPLRPTVVGELAVDPGARTAHLAGRELRLTRREFDLLAFLAHHTGRVVSKRRLLTEVWREPYVDDQTVDVHLSSLRRKLGERAAAPRYLLTVRGVGIKLVAPR, encoded by the coding sequence ATGCCGAGCGTCCTGGTCGTGGAAGACGACCCCAGCATCCGCCAGTCACTGATCGAGGTCCTGGCCGAGCAGGGGTACGCCGTGCGCAGCGCCGCCGACGGCTTCGGCGCGCTGCGCGAGGTCACGCAGGCGCCCGTGGACGCGGTGGTCCTCGACCTCGGACTGCCCGACCTGGACGGCGGGGACGCCCTGCGCATGATCCGCGGCATCTCCTCCGTACCGGTGCTGGTGGCCACCGCCCGCGACGACGAGTCCGAGATCATCAGCATCCTGAACGCGGGCGCCGACGACTACCTGGTCAAGCCCTTCTCCGGGGGCCAGCTCCTCGCCCGCCTCGCCGCCGTCCTGCGGCGCACCGCCGGCACGGCCCCCGCCGCCGGCGGTACGGCGGGGCCCGCGCCCGCGCAGACCGGGGATCCGCTGCGGCCCACCGTCGTCGGCGAACTGGCGGTGGACCCGGGCGCGCGCACCGCACACCTGGCGGGACGGGAGCTGCGCCTGACCCGCCGCGAGTTCGACCTGCTGGCCTTCCTCGCGCACCACACCGGACGGGTCGTCTCGAAGCGCCGCCTGCTGACCGAGGTGTGGCGCGAGCCGTACGTGGACGACCAGACCGTCGACGTGCACCTGTCCTCCCTGCGCCGCAAACTCGGCGAACGGGCGGCCGCCCCGCGCTACCTGCTGACGGTGCGCGGGGTCGGCATCAAGCTGGTGGCACCGCGTTGA
- a CDS encoding SDR family oxidoreductase, with protein MTWSPDPDALRGRVAVVAGATRGAGRGFAAALGEAGATVICTGRSSVRGRDGSDYDRPETIEETADLVSRLGGTGIAVRADHLDPEQVRRLARGLRDEYGHIDVLVNDIWGAELLKGGPERWNTPVWEHDLDDGLRILRLAVDTHLITAHHLLPLLVVRPGGLLVEVTDGTTGTNASWYRISAFYDLAKAAVNRLAFSLGHELAPYGATAVAITPGWLRSEMMLDNFGVTEATWREALAPDRPGGLPTAPEGFARSESPRYVGRAAAALAADPERARWNQRSVTSAELARAYGFTDIDGTRPDGWHDR; from the coding sequence ATGACGTGGTCGCCCGATCCCGACGCCCTGCGCGGACGCGTCGCCGTCGTGGCGGGCGCCACCCGCGGCGCCGGCCGGGGCTTCGCGGCCGCACTGGGCGAAGCGGGCGCGACGGTGATCTGCACGGGCCGCAGCAGCGTCAGGGGGCGGGACGGCTCCGACTACGACCGGCCGGAAACCATCGAGGAGACCGCGGACCTGGTCTCGCGCCTCGGCGGCACCGGCATCGCGGTCCGGGCCGACCACCTCGACCCCGAGCAGGTGCGCCGCCTGGCGCGAGGCCTGCGCGACGAGTACGGACACATCGACGTCCTGGTCAACGACATCTGGGGGGCCGAACTCCTCAAGGGCGGTCCCGAGCGGTGGAACACACCGGTGTGGGAGCACGACCTCGACGACGGCCTGCGCATCCTGCGGCTCGCGGTCGACACGCACCTGATCACCGCCCACCACCTCCTGCCGCTGCTCGTCGTCCGACCCGGAGGCCTGCTGGTCGAGGTGACCGACGGAACGACCGGCACCAACGCGTCCTGGTACCGGATCTCCGCGTTCTACGACCTGGCCAAGGCGGCGGTGAACCGGCTCGCGTTCTCCCTGGGGCACGAGCTGGCCCCGTACGGGGCCACCGCCGTCGCCATCACGCCCGGCTGGCTGCGGTCGGAGATGATGCTCGACAACTTCGGCGTCACCGAGGCCACGTGGCGCGAGGCCCTGGCACCCGACCGGCCCGGCGGTCTGCCCACCGCGCCCGAGGGCTTCGCGCGGTCCGAGTCGCCGCGGTACGTGGGCCGCGCGGCGGCGGCCCTGGCCGCCGACCCCGAACGCGCCCGCTGGAACCAGAGATCGGTCACCTCGGCCGAACTCGCCCGGGCCTACGGGTTCACCGACATCGACGGGACCCGGCCGGACGGCTGGCACGACCGCTGA
- a CDS encoding CAP domain-containing protein, with the protein MSRSRTPATPSRAEARRKKATRTRVVLSVTAAAAVVAVGVAVADSGGDDRKDQRASGAASDAGPSQPKTDTADPAPAGSASASASASASASPRTSPSASASTSASPGSSGPAAPGDGTRPESAPDASGAERPAKPAQGSAPTKGSGSGGSSGGSGSGSGSGSGTANPDAESAVLALVNKERAAAGCGPLTVNAKLSSAARAYSDTMARSGVMSHTGPDGSTMTSRVEAAGYKWSGLGENIARGQGDADAVMSAWMNSSGHRANILNCSFKEIGIGVHKGDGGPWWTQDFGTAR; encoded by the coding sequence ATGAGCCGCAGCCGTACCCCCGCGACCCCGTCCCGTGCAGAGGCCCGCCGGAAGAAGGCGACGCGTACCCGCGTCGTCCTGTCCGTCACTGCGGCCGCCGCCGTGGTGGCGGTCGGGGTCGCGGTGGCCGACTCGGGCGGTGACGACCGCAAGGACCAGCGGGCTTCCGGAGCCGCGTCCGACGCGGGACCGTCGCAGCCGAAGACGGACACCGCCGATCCGGCCCCCGCCGGCAGCGCCTCGGCCTCGGCCTCCGCCTCGGCGAGCGCGAGCCCACGTACGAGCCCCAGCGCGAGCGCGAGTACGAGTGCGAGCCCCGGCTCCTCCGGGCCGGCCGCCCCCGGCGACGGCACGCGGCCCGAGAGCGCGCCCGACGCCTCGGGGGCCGAGCGGCCCGCCAAGCCGGCGCAGGGCTCCGCCCCCACCAAGGGCAGCGGCTCCGGCGGCTCTTCCGGCGGCTCGGGCTCCGGCTCGGGCTCTGGCTCCGGGACCGCCAACCCGGACGCCGAGTCGGCCGTGCTCGCCCTCGTCAACAAGGAGCGGGCCGCCGCCGGATGCGGTCCCCTGACGGTCAACGCGAAGCTCAGCTCGGCGGCCCGGGCGTACAGCGACACGATGGCCCGCAGCGGCGTCATGTCGCACACGGGCCCCGACGGCTCCACCATGACGAGCCGGGTGGAGGCGGCCGGTTACAAGTGGTCCGGCCTCGGCGAGAACATAGCCCGCGGACAGGGCGACGCCGACGCGGTCATGTCGGCCTGGATGAACAGCTCCGGCCACCGCGCCAACATCCTCAACTGCTCCTTCAAGGAGATCGGGATCGGCGTCCACAAGGGCGACGGCGGCCCCTGGTGGACCCAGGACTTCGGCACCGCGAGGTAG
- a CDS encoding HAMP domain-containing sensor histidine kinase: MRRSLAGVALAVTSMVALSFLIPLAALVMSLVKEQGVSAAQQRGAALAPVLALTTDPDALREAAAGLDAADRLTVHLPGAGAPARSKAPGALLERAQRGRESISQEVPGGWVCLQPVVLPGDEVAVIENFVPEAELTRGVAQSWAVMCFLAVGLIAGSVLVADRLGAKVVRSSKRLAQASRALGLGDLDARVEPMGPRELRDAGVAFNAMAERMNELLAVERELVADLSHRLRTPLTALHLASERMAGTPESARVEAAVCELETELQAIIAAARTPLAVGPMGQGLLGAERPPGGGAAAAAGGGPSSEVAEVVRRRTAFWAVLAEQQDRSCYLDVTQEPTAVGLPDDDVAAVVDALIGNVFRHTPEGTAFAVGVRRTAQAVELVVEDGGPGIPEPDRALSRGSSTGSTGLGLDIARRAATATGGTVAVTRGPLGGARIAVTFALAAPPPSGHRTRLARRRRR, from the coding sequence TTGAGACGCTCCCTGGCCGGTGTGGCCCTCGCCGTGACCTCCATGGTCGCCCTGTCCTTCCTCATACCGCTGGCCGCCCTGGTGATGTCGCTGGTCAAGGAGCAGGGCGTGTCGGCCGCCCAGCAGCGCGGCGCCGCCCTGGCGCCGGTGCTCGCCCTCACCACGGACCCGGACGCGCTGCGCGAGGCCGCGGCCGGCCTGGACGCCGCGGACCGGCTGACCGTGCACCTGCCGGGGGCGGGAGCCCCGGCCCGTTCCAAGGCTCCCGGCGCGCTCCTCGAACGGGCGCAGCGCGGGCGGGAGTCGATTTCGCAGGAGGTCCCCGGCGGGTGGGTCTGCCTCCAGCCCGTGGTGCTGCCGGGCGACGAGGTCGCCGTCATCGAGAACTTCGTGCCCGAGGCGGAACTCACCCGGGGGGTGGCGCAGTCATGGGCCGTGATGTGCTTCCTCGCGGTGGGACTGATCGCCGGCTCGGTGCTGGTCGCCGACCGGCTCGGCGCCAAGGTGGTCCGCTCCTCGAAGCGGCTCGCACAGGCCTCGCGGGCGCTCGGACTGGGGGACCTGGACGCCCGGGTGGAACCCATGGGGCCCCGGGAACTGCGTGACGCGGGCGTCGCCTTCAACGCGATGGCCGAGCGCATGAACGAACTCCTCGCCGTCGAACGCGAACTCGTCGCCGACCTCTCGCACCGGTTGCGCACCCCGCTGACCGCACTCCACCTGGCCTCGGAACGGATGGCGGGCACACCGGAGTCGGCCAGGGTGGAGGCGGCCGTCTGCGAGCTGGAGACCGAGCTGCAGGCCATCATCGCCGCGGCGCGCACCCCGCTGGCCGTGGGCCCGATGGGCCAGGGCCTGCTCGGTGCGGAACGGCCCCCGGGTGGCGGGGCCGCCGCGGCGGCAGGCGGGGGCCCGAGCAGCGAGGTGGCGGAGGTCGTCCGCCGCCGGACGGCCTTCTGGGCGGTCCTGGCCGAGCAGCAGGACCGTTCCTGCTATCTGGACGTCACCCAGGAGCCCACGGCCGTCGGCCTCCCCGACGACGACGTCGCCGCCGTGGTGGACGCCCTCATCGGCAACGTCTTCCGCCACACCCCGGAGGGCACCGCGTTCGCCGTCGGCGTCCGGCGCACGGCCCAGGCCGTGGAGCTGGTCGTCGAGGACGGCGGCCCGGGCATCCCGGAACCGGACCGGGCCCTGTCCCGCGGCAGCAGCACGGGCTCCACGGGACTGGGCCTGGACATCGCGCGCCGGGCCGCGACCGCGACCGGCGGCACGGTGGCCGTCACGCGCGGACCGCTCGGCGGGGCGCGCATCGCGGTGACCTTCGCCCTGGCCGCCCCGCCCCCGTCGGGCCACCGCACCCGCCTCGCCCGCCGCCGCAGACGCTGA
- a CDS encoding serine hydrolase domain-containing protein, with protein sequence MHHHTAHTDSGRPGVEPATAGGAVSESAPASGAEGYEAVQHLLQKAVTQGGLPGILAEVCDGDRQWFGTAGVADTQTARKRSQQDRFRVGSISKTFVATVMLQLVADGRLSLDDTMEEWLPGVVQGQHHDGARVNIRMLLNHTSGIFNYTDDQEALNRYETHPPESLVQIAMSHPHTFAPGSGWAYSNTNYVLAGMIIERATGRALAEEIKERISRPFGLAGTYLPHGSDPTIHGPHSRHYTKLFQTDSGAPVHDATELDSSMFWAAGGMISTAGDLNRFFRALLGGRMLPPDQQRDMFTTVPTHDWIPNAAYGLGVSSVRLPCGETVWGMGGALFGSWSYAYGARDGERMVTTNVNGDWSNGGWDDPIDIFTDLLQAKFCRRSDP encoded by the coding sequence GTGCACCACCACACCGCTCATACAGACAGCGGTCGGCCGGGCGTCGAACCGGCCACAGCAGGGGGCGCGGTATCTGAGTCCGCGCCGGCCTCAGGGGCCGAAGGCTACGAGGCTGTCCAGCACTTACTTCAGAAAGCTGTGACTCAAGGCGGACTTCCCGGCATTCTGGCTGAGGTTTGCGACGGCGACCGGCAGTGGTTCGGGACCGCAGGAGTGGCCGACACCCAAACCGCCCGCAAGCGTTCACAGCAGGACCGGTTCCGCGTCGGCAGCATCAGCAAGACGTTCGTGGCCACCGTCATGCTGCAGCTGGTGGCGGACGGCAGGTTGAGCCTGGATGACACCATGGAAGAGTGGCTGCCCGGCGTGGTCCAAGGCCAGCACCACGACGGTGCCAGGGTGAACATCAGGATGCTACTCAACCACACCAGCGGGATCTTCAACTACACCGATGACCAGGAAGCACTGAACCGTTACGAGACGCACCCGCCCGAGTCACTGGTGCAGATCGCCATGTCCCATCCGCACACCTTCGCACCGGGTTCGGGCTGGGCGTATTCCAACACCAACTACGTCCTCGCAGGCATGATCATCGAACGGGCCACCGGCCGCGCGCTTGCCGAGGAGATCAAAGAACGGATCTCCCGCCCATTCGGCCTGGCTGGTACATACCTGCCGCACGGCAGCGACCCGACGATCCACGGGCCACACTCCCGGCACTACACGAAGCTGTTCCAGACCGACTCCGGCGCGCCGGTCCACGACGCGACCGAGCTCGATTCATCCATGTTCTGGGCGGCCGGCGGCATGATCTCCACAGCCGGGGACCTCAACCGGTTCTTCCGCGCCCTGCTGGGGGGCCGGATGCTGCCGCCGGACCAACAACGCGACATGTTCACCACCGTGCCCACCCACGACTGGATTCCCAACGCCGCGTATGGCCTCGGCGTTTCCTCAGTGAGACTGCCCTGCGGGGAAACGGTCTGGGGCATGGGGGGTGCGCTCTTCGGATCGTGGTCCTACGCCTACGGCGCTCGCGATGGCGAACGGATGGTCACCACCAACGTCAACGGCGACTGGAGCAACGGCGGTTGGGACGACCCCATCGATATCTTCACCGATCTACTTCAGGCGAAGTTCTGCCGCAGGAGCGATCCCTGA
- a CDS encoding LysR family transcriptional regulator: MELRTLRYFVAVAEELHFGRAATRLHISQPPLSRAIKRLEADAGALLFARSPAGVTLTPVGAVLLDEARALLDHADRLRARVSAAAGAATLTVGILGDGTDPGPSRLAAAYRRTHPGIDVRVRDTDLTDPTCGLRAGVVDVALTRAPFDETALTVRTLRTDPVGVVLRADDPLARRALLRTAELGDRRWFRFPPGTDPLWQSYWNGGTPREGPVVRAVQECLHAVLWNGTVGLAPLGHDLPPELAVVPLTGMAPSRVVAVCNAGDTNPLIRSFIETAAAAYRH; the protein is encoded by the coding sequence GTGGAGCTGAGGACCCTGCGCTACTTCGTCGCCGTCGCCGAGGAACTCCACTTCGGCCGGGCCGCCACCCGGCTGCACATCAGCCAGCCGCCCCTGAGCCGCGCGATCAAGCGCCTGGAGGCCGACGCCGGAGCCCTGCTCTTCGCCCGCTCACCCGCCGGCGTCACGCTCACCCCGGTCGGCGCGGTGCTCCTCGACGAGGCGCGGGCCCTGCTCGACCACGCCGACCGCCTCCGCGCCCGCGTGAGCGCCGCGGCCGGCGCCGCGACCCTGACGGTCGGGATCCTGGGCGACGGCACCGATCCCGGGCCGTCCAGGCTGGCAGCCGCCTACCGCCGGACCCACCCCGGCATCGACGTCCGCGTCCGCGACACCGACCTCACCGACCCCACCTGCGGTCTGCGCGCCGGAGTGGTCGACGTCGCGCTGACCCGCGCGCCGTTCGACGAGACCGCCCTGACGGTCCGTACGCTGCGCACCGATCCGGTCGGCGTGGTCCTGCGCGCCGACGACCCGCTGGCCCGCCGCGCGCTGCTGCGGACGGCCGAGCTCGGCGACCGCCGCTGGTTCCGGTTCCCGCCGGGCACCGATCCGCTCTGGCAGTCGTACTGGAACGGCGGCACACCGCGCGAGGGTCCGGTGGTGCGCGCGGTCCAGGAATGCCTGCACGCCGTGCTGTGGAACGGCACGGTCGGACTGGCCCCCCTCGGCCACGACCTGCCCCCGGAGCTGGCCGTGGTCCCGCTGACCGGGATGGCGCCGAGCCGGGTGGTGGCGGTGTGCAACGCGGGCGACACCAACCCGCTGATCCGTTCCTTCATCGAGACGGCGGCGGCCGCCTACCGTCACTGA
- a CDS encoding thioredoxin family protein produces the protein MSSRTLRSVRSGRRTTSSPSPLARRLPLVAAAVVVAGLATACGPSPAPAGSAVQAGTGTPAPERPADGTAPGASPEVSATPSALPSGPASGSASASAPASASAAGSPQGTARSGGATGSGAVSGSGSGPGSGGTKPAPATPTPAPARVPGPGYDGSADARALLDAALRAAKSDGRMVLLDFGANWCGNCKAADKVFAQPATTALLADDYHLVKVDIGGDNSANSALLREYSPSGGTYTMPVLVVVTPSGTTRVDTHATGNPPLTADGINTFLRKWAP, from the coding sequence ATGAGCTCTCGCACGCTCCGATCCGTCCGCTCCGGACGCCGCACGACGTCCTCTCCCTCGCCCCTCGCGCGGCGCCTCCCGCTGGTCGCCGCCGCCGTGGTCGTGGCCGGGCTGGCCACCGCGTGCGGGCCCTCCCCGGCGCCCGCCGGCTCCGCCGTCCAGGCGGGCACCGGGACGCCGGCTCCGGAGCGGCCGGCGGACGGGACGGCGCCGGGAGCGTCCCCCGAGGTGTCCGCCACCCCCTCGGCCCTGCCGTCCGGCCCGGCCTCCGGCTCCGCTTCCGCCTCCGCCCCGGCGTCCGCGTCCGCCGCCGGCTCGCCCCAGGGCACCGCCCGCAGCGGCGGCGCAACGGGCTCGGGAGCCGTGTCCGGTTCCGGTTCCGGTCCGGGTTCCGGCGGCACCAAGCCGGCGCCCGCCACCCCAACGCCCGCGCCCGCCAGGGTCCCCGGCCCCGGCTACGACGGTTCGGCCGACGCGCGGGCACTGCTCGACGCGGCCCTGCGCGCGGCGAAGTCCGACGGCCGGATGGTCCTGCTCGACTTCGGCGCCAACTGGTGCGGCAACTGCAAGGCCGCCGACAAGGTGTTCGCCCAGCCGGCCACCACGGCGCTCCTCGCGGACGACTACCACCTCGTCAAGGTGGACATAGGCGGCGACAACTCCGCCAACTCCGCCCTGCTGCGCGAGTACAGCCCCTCGGGCGGGACCTACACGATGCCCGTGCTCGTGGTCGTCACCCCGTCCGGCACCACGCGGGTCGACACCCATGCCACGGGCAACCCGCCGCTGACGGCCGACGGCATCAACACCTTCCTGCGCAAGTGGGCCCCGTGA
- a CDS encoding DUF6817 domain-containing protein codes for MTRSDAQHTDSPAMALLKEVGAETTKHSGGTLLTHLLRVEGLLASWGARPVLRTAALCHAFYGTDGLPLVLLELSERDRLAGAIGTEAEELVYFYASCDRKASYPTLAAPDGAAVTFRDRFTGAEFTPSPQRRRDFAELTVANELDLAKVNDSFRERNGAALLELFTRWAPLLSEPARREVTAVLG; via the coding sequence ATGACGCGAAGCGACGCCCAGCACACCGACTCGCCTGCGATGGCCCTGCTCAAGGAGGTGGGGGCGGAGACGACCAAGCACTCCGGCGGCACCCTCCTGACCCACCTGCTGCGCGTCGAGGGGCTGCTCGCCTCGTGGGGCGCCCGGCCCGTACTGCGGACCGCTGCACTGTGCCACGCCTTCTACGGCACCGACGGGCTGCCGCTGGTGCTCCTGGAGCTGTCCGAGCGCGACCGCCTCGCCGGGGCGATCGGTACGGAGGCGGAGGAGCTCGTGTACTTCTACGCCAGCTGCGACCGCAAGGCCTCCTACCCCACCCTCGCCGCGCCTGACGGTGCGGCGGTGACCTTCCGGGACCGGTTCACCGGCGCGGAGTTCACGCCGTCCCCGCAGCGGCGTCGCGACTTCGCCGAGCTCACCGTGGCCAACGAACTGGACCTGGCCAAGGTGAACGATTCCTTCCGCGAGCGCAACGGGGCTGCCCTGCTGGAGCTGTTCACACGCTGGGCGCCCCTCCTGTCGGAGCCGGCCCGCCGCGAGGTGACCGCGGTCCTCGGCTGA
- a CDS encoding cupin domain-containing protein — MTEEEQAHAPRTGPAVSVVGPGDGETIVLGGTRMRILEDGSHTGHRLAIAESVLAPHTQGPPQHRHAGHDEGFYVLSGTVRFTVGDEDHDAAAGTLVVVPPGAPHTFANLTGQPAVMLSTFTPDLYVQYFRDLQEELAAGRPLTPRANVEAMSRYATEPAGGAG; from the coding sequence ATGACCGAAGAAGAGCAGGCACACGCGCCGCGGACCGGCCCCGCCGTGTCGGTGGTGGGTCCCGGTGACGGCGAGACCATCGTTCTGGGCGGTACGCGCATGCGGATCCTGGAGGACGGGAGCCATACCGGGCACCGGCTCGCGATCGCCGAGTCCGTCCTCGCCCCGCACACCCAGGGACCGCCGCAGCACCGCCACGCGGGGCACGACGAGGGCTTCTACGTCCTGTCCGGGACGGTGCGGTTCACGGTCGGGGACGAGGACCACGACGCCGCCGCGGGCACGCTCGTGGTGGTTCCGCCCGGTGCCCCGCACACCTTCGCCAACCTGACCGGCCAACCCGCCGTCATGCTCAGCACGTTCACCCCCGACCTGTACGTGCAGTACTTCCGGGACCTCCAGGAGGAACTCGCCGCCGGGCGGCCCCTGACCCCCCGGGCCAACGTCGAGGCGATGAGCCGCTACGCGACCGAGCCGGCCGGCGGCGCCGGCTGA
- a CDS encoding antibiotic biosynthesis monooxygenase produces MIIRVSEARVRPDRFEAFHDMIVSAVRGFPGRYPGLVDHEVLLAPPDALLYVSRWHSERDLVGFAGEHWRDRPVVLPGEDEYLVAPLRVRHFTVASL; encoded by the coding sequence GTGATCATACGGGTGAGCGAGGCACGCGTACGTCCTGACCGGTTCGAGGCGTTCCACGACATGATCGTCTCCGCGGTGCGCGGGTTTCCGGGCCGCTACCCGGGGCTGGTGGACCACGAGGTGCTGCTCGCGCCGCCCGACGCGCTGCTGTACGTCAGCCGCTGGCACAGCGAGCGGGACCTGGTCGGATTCGCCGGCGAGCACTGGCGCGACCGGCCCGTGGTGCTGCCCGGCGAGGACGAGTACCTCGTGGCCCCGCTCCGGGTGCGGCACTTCACCGTCGCGTCCCTGTAG
- a CDS encoding TlpA family protein disulfide reductase: MRRRVRTAVPLGVPVGVGLSVAAALLLTGIATDGTGDGAAAATGTRTVAAVPAAAAAVAAPRARPSAPALTGSDLDGRPVSLPALRGEVVVLSVWGSGCGPCRAEADDLALLSGQLRGEEVRFLGINTRDRDRDAARSFVRAHGLGFPSLHDPTGALLRRFPPAVLSPRTVPSTLVLDRRGRVAVAIGGAVSAEQLRPLVARLVAEG; encoded by the coding sequence GTGAGACGGCGCGTACGCACGGCCGTCCCGCTCGGCGTCCCGGTCGGCGTCGGCCTCTCGGTGGCCGCCGCCCTGCTGCTGACCGGGATCGCCACGGACGGCACGGGCGACGGAGCCGCGGCGGCCACCGGCACCCGCACCGTCGCCGCCGTGCCCGCGGCCGCGGCCGCGGTCGCGGCCCCGCGGGCCCGCCCCTCCGCCCCCGCGCTGACCGGCAGTGACCTGGACGGGAGGCCGGTCTCGCTCCCCGCGCTCCGCGGGGAGGTGGTCGTCCTCAGCGTCTGGGGTTCCGGGTGCGGACCCTGCCGCGCGGAGGCCGACGACCTGGCGCTGCTCAGCGGACAGCTCCGGGGCGAGGAGGTCCGCTTCCTCGGGATCAACACCCGGGACCGCGACCGGGATGCGGCACGGTCCTTCGTACGTGCCCACGGCCTCGGCTTCCCCAGCCTCCACGACCCCACCGGCGCGCTCCTGCGGCGTTTCCCGCCGGCGGTGCTCAGCCCGCGGACGGTCCCCTCGACCCTCGTCCTGGACCGCCGGGGCCGGGTCGCCGTGGCCATCGGGGGCGCCGTCAGCGCCGAGCAGCTGCGGCCCCTGGTCGCCCGTCTGGTGGCGGAAGGATGA
- a CDS encoding pyroglutamyl peptidase, whose product MMFLRRAASAAALLVTVLPVTLASPAHADGSAPACRAPASVPLDAEQARLTDPRTTALVERAGFGDFVRRLPAALCTAHTPAEAERLLDSWGEALWQASVRRAQGQRPGGDLAPGDDRPLYWARLSMTSALARWQPAFAVDRAALRARFEDASRGLTDNSFRATPGVRRVFISGFDPFGLDAEIRRANPSGSAALQLNGRHVTLADGSRAEIRAVVLPVRYADFDAGIVERAFAPRLAAGPGAADVITTVSQGYPGIFTLEDWAGRARSADPYPDNVRALSGGTREHPVTAPGLGPGPEFIRTTLPADAVTAAVQAPYPVLLNSDVTEIPAGGTAPVDRTDGPTPGSRAVAGGGGGYLSNEVAYRSNRLRAELAPQLPGGHLHTPVLTGLPADSQLLTGPEFERNESAITAEVRSVLEHAAVRR is encoded by the coding sequence ATGATGTTCTTACGTCGTGCGGCGTCGGCCGCCGCCCTCCTCGTCACCGTCCTCCCCGTCACCCTCGCCTCGCCCGCGCACGCGGACGGCTCCGCCCCCGCCTGCCGCGCCCCGGCGTCCGTACCGCTCGACGCCGAACAGGCACGCCTCACGGACCCCCGCACCACCGCCCTGGTCGAGCGGGCCGGGTTCGGCGACTTCGTACGACGCCTCCCCGCCGCCCTGTGCACCGCCCACACCCCCGCCGAGGCCGAACGGCTCCTCGACTCCTGGGGCGAGGCCCTGTGGCAGGCGTCCGTACGGCGCGCCCAGGGGCAGCGGCCCGGCGGCGACCTCGCCCCCGGCGACGACCGCCCCCTGTACTGGGCGCGGCTCTCCATGACCTCCGCGCTCGCCCGCTGGCAGCCCGCCTTCGCCGTGGACCGGGCCGCGCTCCGCGCCCGCTTCGAGGACGCCTCGCGCGGCCTCACCGACAACTCCTTCCGGGCCACGCCCGGCGTGCGGCGCGTCTTCATCAGCGGCTTCGACCCCTTCGGGCTCGACGCGGAGATCCGCCGCGCCAACCCCTCCGGGTCGGCCGCCCTCCAGCTCAACGGACGGCACGTGACCCTCGCCGACGGCAGCCGGGCCGAGATCCGCGCCGTCGTCCTGCCCGTGCGGTACGCCGACTTCGACGCCGGCATCGTGGAGCGGGCGTTCGCCCCCCGCCTGGCCGCCGGACCCGGCGCGGCCGACGTCATCACCACCGTCAGCCAAGGCTACCCCGGCATCTTCACCCTGGAGGACTGGGCGGGGCGGGCACGGTCCGCCGACCCGTACCCCGACAACGTGCGCGCCCTGTCCGGCGGCACCCGCGAGCACCCGGTGACGGCCCCCGGCCTGGGCCCGGGACCGGAGTTCATCCGCACCACGCTGCCCGCCGACGCCGTGACGGCCGCCGTGCAGGCCCCGTACCCGGTGCTCCTCAACTCCGACGTGACCGAGATACCCGCGGGCGGGACCGCTCCCGTCGACCGGACCGACGGCCCGACGCCCGGCTCGCGCGCCGTCGCCGGCGGCGGTGGCGGCTACCTCTCCAACGAGGTCGCCTACCGCTCCAACCGGCTGCGCGCCGAGCTCGCCCCGCAACTGCCCGGCGGCCACCTCCACACCCCCGTGCTCACCGGCCTGCCCGCCGACTCCCAGCTGCTGACGGGCCCCGAGTTCGAACGCAACGAGAGCGCGATCACCGCCGAGGTCCGCAGCGTCCTCGAACACGCCGCCGTACGCCGCTAG